One window of the Paenibacillus beijingensis genome contains the following:
- a CDS encoding NAD(P)-dependent oxidoreductase: MSSIAFIGLGAMGAPMTENLLKKGFSVTVYNRTRSKAEELAAFGAKVASTPAEAAAEADTVITMLSNDDVVREIYEGEDGVFSVVRPGMILMDSSTISPSLARELAVKAGKLGASFLDAPVTGSKPGAVNGTLLFMIGGEADVLKRAEPVISAMGTKIIHMGPSGSGAVAKLSHNAIVGISNVALAEGLIIAASGGLDLNKFTQIVNGGVAGSKTSELKTPKLLGADYSVQFGLSLMLKDLRLASVLSDGLKVPTPMLEAAKTLFQAAEADGHGELDLCAVAKVYEQWAGTKLNSGEPVYK; encoded by the coding sequence ATGAGTTCAATCGCATTTATCGGACTTGGCGCGATGGGCGCCCCCATGACGGAGAATCTGCTGAAAAAAGGATTTTCCGTTACCGTCTACAACCGCACGCGCAGCAAAGCGGAGGAGTTGGCTGCATTTGGAGCAAAAGTAGCTTCCACCCCTGCCGAGGCGGCTGCGGAAGCCGATACGGTTATTACGATGCTGAGCAACGACGATGTTGTCCGTGAAATCTATGAAGGCGAAGACGGCGTGTTCAGCGTCGTACGCCCGGGGATGATCTTGATGGACAGCAGCACGATCTCGCCCTCGCTTGCGCGCGAGCTGGCGGTTAAGGCCGGCAAGCTGGGCGCTTCGTTTCTGGATGCGCCCGTAACCGGAAGCAAGCCGGGAGCGGTAAACGGCACCTTGCTCTTCATGATCGGCGGCGAAGCCGACGTATTGAAGCGGGCGGAGCCGGTCATCAGCGCGATGGGCACGAAAATCATCCATATGGGCCCGAGCGGAAGCGGAGCTGTCGCCAAACTGTCCCACAACGCGATTGTCGGCATCAGCAATGTCGCTCTGGCGGAAGGGCTGATTATCGCGGCGAGCGGCGGGCTCGATTTGAACAAGTTCACGCAAATCGTCAACGGCGGAGTGGCCGGAAGCAAAACATCCGAGCTGAAGACACCGAAGCTGCTCGGCGCCGATTACAGCGTGCAGTTCGGATTGTCGCTCATGCTGAAAGATCTGCGTCTCGCTTCGGTCCTCTCGGACGGTCTGAAGGTGCCGACGCCGATGCTCGAAGCGGCCAAAACGCTGTTTCAGGCCGCTGAGGCGGACGGTCACGGCGAACTGGATCTTTGCGCGGTTGCCAAAGTATACGAGCAGTGGGCCGGTACGAAGCTGAACAGCGGCGAGCCGGTTTACAAGTAA
- a CDS encoding Mrp/NBP35 family ATP-binding protein has translation MTKDEIIASLSDIPQASRLIRDVVVKNKAVYLTLLINAQDRDSSSGLKETVDRRVRECGADEVHIRSKALGGTEWERMMSEGDQPASAVDEPDRTAPPQADVCYIAVTSGKGGVGKSTVTLNLAYALARSGKRVGIIDADIYGFSIPDMLGLNQRPQVRGQKVVPLERDGIKLISMGFFVEDNSPVIWRGPMLGRMLKSFLFDVDWGKLDYLLLDLPPGTGDVALDIHQWLPQAKEIIVTTPHKTAAHVAARAGTMAIQTKHEIVGVIENMSYLTDEAGQKSYIFGRGGGEALSRDLNTELLAQIPLQPSADADKPQSVFELNSGAGRIYAELAGLVCAKTG, from the coding sequence ATGACAAAAGATGAAATTATCGCTTCGCTTTCAGATATTCCTCAGGCGTCTCGTCTTATACGGGATGTCGTCGTAAAAAACAAGGCGGTATACCTTACGCTGCTTATTAATGCGCAGGATCGCGATTCGTCGTCCGGTCTTAAAGAGACCGTAGACCGGCGAGTTCGCGAGTGCGGGGCGGATGAAGTTCATATCCGCTCCAAAGCGCTCGGCGGTACGGAATGGGAGCGGATGATGTCCGAGGGGGATCAACCGGCTTCCGCTGTGGACGAGCCTGATCGGACGGCTCCGCCTCAAGCGGATGTATGCTACATTGCCGTAACGAGCGGGAAGGGCGGCGTCGGCAAGTCGACGGTCACCTTGAACCTGGCCTATGCGCTTGCCCGGTCCGGGAAAAGGGTCGGCATTATCGATGCCGACATTTACGGATTCAGTATTCCGGATATGCTCGGTCTCAATCAGCGGCCGCAGGTGCGCGGCCAGAAGGTGGTACCGCTGGAGCGGGACGGCATCAAATTGATCTCGATGGGCTTTTTCGTTGAGGACAATTCACCGGTCATTTGGCGGGGGCCGATGCTCGGGAGGATGCTGAAGAGCTTCTTGTTCGATGTGGATTGGGGAAAGCTTGATTATTTGCTGCTCGATCTGCCCCCTGGAACGGGTGATGTGGCACTTGATATCCATCAGTGGCTTCCGCAGGCGAAGGAAATCATCGTCACGACGCCGCACAAGACGGCGGCTCATGTCGCGGCGCGCGCCGGCACGATGGCGATTCAGACGAAGCACGAAATCGTCGGCGTCATCGAGAATATGTCGTACTTGACGGATGAAGCCGGGCAAAAAAGCTACATCTTCGGACGCGGAGGCGGCGAGGCTCTTTCCCGGGATCTTAACACGGAGCTGCTTGCGCAAATTCCGCTTCAGCCTTCGGCTGACGCGGACAAGCCGCAATCGGTGTTTGAATTAAACAGCGGAGCCGGCCGCATATACGCCGAGCTTGCGGGGCTCGTTTGTGCAAAAACGGGTTAA
- a CDS encoding glucose-6-phosphate isomerase, protein MSKTIQFDYSKALTFVGQNEIDNFAEPIRLAHEQLHNGTGAGSDYLGWIDLPTAYDKEEFARIQSAAKKIQSDSDALVVIGIGGSYLGARAAIEMLSHSFYNILPDGQRKTPQIFFAGNNISSTYVTHLLQVLEGRNWSINVISKSGTTTEPALAFRIFREELEKKYGKEEARKRIYATTDKARGALKKLATEEGYESFIIPDDVGGRYSVLTAVGLLPIAAAGIDIESIMKGAADASKEYNNPNVAENEAYQYAAARNALYRKGKVTEILVNYEPSLHFVSEWWKQLYGESEGKDHKGIYPASVDFSTDLHSMGQFIQEGNRNLFETVIQVGEAPEQITIGSDPDDLDGLNFLSGKTMDFVNKKAFEGTLLAHTDGQVPNLIVNIADMTPYTFGYLVYFFEIACGVSGYLSGVNPFDQPGVEAYKKNMFALLGKPGFEEEKAALEARL, encoded by the coding sequence ATGAGCAAGACCATTCAATTCGACTACAGCAAAGCGCTGACTTTTGTCGGTCAGAATGAAATCGACAATTTCGCGGAACCGATCCGCCTCGCCCACGAGCAGCTGCACAACGGTACGGGTGCGGGCTCCGATTACCTCGGTTGGATCGACCTCCCGACGGCATACGACAAAGAAGAATTCGCCCGCATCCAAAGCGCGGCAAAGAAAATTCAATCCGATTCGGACGCGCTCGTCGTTATCGGCATCGGCGGTTCGTATTTGGGCGCCCGCGCCGCAATCGAAATGCTCTCGCATTCGTTCTATAACATTCTTCCGGATGGACAACGCAAAACGCCGCAAATCTTTTTTGCCGGCAACAACATCAGCTCCACTTATGTAACGCATCTGCTGCAAGTGCTGGAAGGCCGCAACTGGTCGATCAACGTCATCTCCAAATCCGGCACGACGACCGAGCCTGCGCTCGCATTCCGCATTTTCCGCGAAGAACTGGAGAAAAAATACGGCAAAGAAGAAGCGCGTAAACGGATTTATGCCACAACCGACAAAGCAAGAGGCGCGCTCAAAAAACTGGCGACCGAAGAAGGCTACGAGTCTTTCATCATTCCGGACGACGTAGGCGGACGCTACTCCGTACTGACGGCTGTAGGCCTGCTGCCGATCGCCGCTGCCGGCATCGACATCGAATCGATCATGAAAGGCGCGGCTGACGCGTCCAAAGAATACAACAATCCTAACGTAGCGGAGAACGAAGCGTATCAATACGCGGCTGCCCGCAACGCCCTGTACCGCAAAGGCAAAGTAACGGAAATTCTCGTCAACTATGAGCCGTCCCTGCACTTCGTGTCGGAGTGGTGGAAGCAGCTGTACGGCGAGAGCGAAGGGAAAGACCATAAAGGCATCTACCCGGCATCGGTCGATTTCTCCACGGACCTGCACTCCATGGGCCAATTTATCCAGGAAGGCAACCGCAACCTGTTCGAAACCGTCATTCAAGTCGGCGAAGCGCCGGAGCAAATTACGATCGGCAGCGACCCGGACGATCTGGACGGCCTGAACTTTCTGAGCGGCAAAACGATGGATTTTGTCAACAAAAAAGCGTTCGAAGGAACGCTGCTTGCCCATACGGACGGCCAAGTTCCGAACTTGATCGTGAACATCGCCGACATGACCCCGTACACGTTCGGCTACCTTGTTTATTTCTTCGAAATCGCGTGCGGCGTCAGCGGATATCTGTCCGGCGTCAATCCGTTCGACCAGCCGGGTGTTGAAGCGTACAAAAAGAACATGTTCGCTTTGCTGGGCAAACCGGGCTTCGAAGAAGAAAAAGCCGCTCTCGAAGCGCGCTTGTAA
- a CDS encoding nucleoside hydrolase: MIKGTKRKIIIDCDPGHDDAIAILLAAGARESIELAAITTVAGNAEIGKTTRNALQVCEMAGILDVAVAQGAGQPLVRMRETAPSIHGDTGMDGPKLPEPRLKPAEEHAVDLIIRKLLESDGDITLVPTGPLTNIAMAMRREPAILPKIKEIVLMGGGTFGNWTPAAEFNIYADAEAAKVVFESGVPLTMMGLDVTHQALVTPAISAGFAAIGTPAAAFVGELIVYFREAYRDVFGFTDPPVHDVCCVAYCIDPTIFECRKLHVDIETKGEFSYGMTVIDQTGVTGKEANVNVAFELDFGKFWDLILGAVAKL, encoded by the coding sequence ATGATTAAGGGTACGAAACGAAAAATCATAATAGACTGCGATCCGGGACATGACGACGCCATTGCGATTTTGTTGGCAGCCGGCGCCCGCGAGAGCATCGAATTGGCAGCCATTACAACGGTGGCGGGCAATGCGGAAATCGGGAAGACGACGCGAAACGCGCTGCAAGTGTGCGAGATGGCCGGAATCCTTGACGTTGCCGTCGCTCAAGGAGCCGGTCAGCCGCTGGTGCGCATGCGGGAAACGGCGCCGAGCATCCACGGCGATACCGGTATGGACGGTCCCAAGCTGCCGGAACCCCGGCTGAAGCCGGCAGAAGAACATGCCGTCGATCTGATCATTCGCAAGCTGCTGGAGTCGGATGGCGACATTACGCTCGTGCCTACGGGACCACTGACCAATATAGCGATGGCGATGAGACGGGAACCGGCCATTTTGCCTAAGATTAAGGAAATCGTACTGATGGGAGGCGGCACGTTCGGCAACTGGACACCGGCGGCCGAGTTTAATATTTATGCCGATGCCGAAGCAGCCAAGGTCGTCTTCGAGAGCGGCGTTCCGCTGACGATGATGGGACTCGATGTCACGCACCAGGCGCTGGTGACGCCGGCAATAAGCGCCGGCTTCGCAGCGATCGGAACACCGGCCGCAGCATTTGTTGGGGAGCTGATCGTATATTTCCGCGAGGCTTACCGCGATGTGTTCGGTTTTACCGATCCGCCGGTTCATGACGTATGCTGCGTCGCTTATTGTATCGATCCGACGATATTTGAATGCCGGAAGCTGCATGTGGATATCGAAACGAAGGGAGAATTCAGTTACGGAATGACGGTCATTGACCAAACGGGGGTGACCGGCAAGGAAGCGAACGTCAATGTGGCGTTTGAACTGGATTTCGGGAAGTTTTGGGACCTGATCCTCGGGGCTGTCGCCAAATTATAG
- a CDS encoding ABC transporter substrate-binding protein, with product MNKAKRLSVAVLAFVLMVTLAACGGKSESTSGSEGSGNAKDSEETVELSLWTDWAKDDPYSMQYFERMEQFKAAYPNIKIKMEFIPYGEYNVKLQTQAAGGQLPDMMQLIIGGTFLEPIARAGLLMPIDDIVGEWKDKKIPAGLLKEFAVDGKQYAIPAEVNYTSMIFYNKKLLAELGYNEFPKTYSDLLALIKAANDKKITPISLGNKTTMVVPASYLSVITNRIAGGDFNEQVVAKTKKLTDPEFVSSLNIIKELADKKAFNPDANNIDNNQATDRFVAGQSVMYIDGSWAIKPIIASKSSDFELGFAFFPSIDGGKGDPMSLPAGTNQGIGLNAKLDGKKKEAAQTFVKFMYGDELFQSLLKGGALVTGNVDLPSDLDPDFQEMIKLTKQVTSISSSFDGVMPKDVGTTIDTGLQGLILGSVAPEKLAADGQKLLP from the coding sequence ATGAATAAAGCGAAAAGATTGAGCGTTGCAGTTCTTGCATTCGTTTTGATGGTTACATTGGCGGCATGCGGCGGCAAATCGGAGTCAACGAGCGGCTCGGAGGGCTCGGGCAACGCCAAAGACAGCGAGGAAACCGTCGAACTTTCGCTTTGGACGGACTGGGCGAAAGATGATCCGTATTCGATGCAATATTTTGAGCGGATGGAGCAGTTCAAAGCCGCTTATCCGAACATTAAGATTAAAATGGAATTCATTCCTTACGGCGAATACAACGTCAAATTGCAAACGCAGGCAGCGGGAGGCCAGCTCCCCGATATGATGCAGCTTATTATCGGCGGAACGTTTCTGGAGCCGATTGCCCGCGCCGGGCTGCTGATGCCGATCGACGACATCGTAGGCGAGTGGAAGGACAAGAAGATTCCGGCAGGACTGCTGAAGGAATTTGCGGTTGACGGCAAGCAATATGCGATTCCGGCTGAGGTTAACTATACGAGCATGATTTTCTATAACAAAAAGCTATTGGCGGAGCTCGGTTACAATGAATTCCCGAAAACCTACTCCGATTTGCTGGCTTTAATTAAAGCCGCTAACGATAAAAAAATTACGCCGATCTCCCTTGGCAACAAAACGACGATGGTTGTACCGGCTTCCTACCTGTCGGTCATTACGAACCGTATTGCCGGCGGCGACTTCAACGAACAGGTAGTTGCCAAAACGAAAAAGCTCACAGATCCTGAATTTGTCTCCTCTCTGAACATTATCAAAGAGCTGGCTGACAAAAAAGCATTCAATCCGGACGCGAACAATATCGACAACAACCAGGCGACGGATCGTTTTGTGGCGGGACAATCGGTGATGTATATTGACGGAAGCTGGGCGATTAAGCCGATTATTGCAAGCAAATCCAGTGACTTCGAGCTTGGCTTTGCCTTCTTCCCTTCCATTGACGGAGGGAAAGGAGACCCGATGTCGCTGCCTGCGGGCACCAACCAAGGGATCGGCCTCAACGCCAAGCTGGATGGCAAGAAGAAGGAAGCGGCCCAGACGTTCGTTAAGTTCATGTACGGCGACGAACTGTTCCAAAGCCTGCTGAAAGGCGGCGCCCTCGTGACGGGGAACGTAGACCTTCCGAGCGATCTCGATCCGGATTTCCAGGAGATGATCAAGCTTACGAAGCAAGTAACGAGCATTTCGAGCTCCTTTGACGGCGTTATGCCTAAAGATGTCGGTACGACGATCGACACCGGGCTGCAAGGTCTGATACTGGGAAGCGTCGCTCCGGAAAAACTGGCGGCTGACGGACAAAAGCTGCTACCTTAA
- the hydA gene encoding dihydropyrimidinase has product MKKLIKNGIVATATDIYEADILIDGGIVSAIGTGLNAEGAEVIDASGCYVFPGGIDPHTHLDMPFGGTVTKDDFESGTIAAAFGGTTTVIDFCLTSKGVPLRSAIETWHAKSEGKAVIDYGFHLMISEINDETLSQLPAIIADEGITSFKVFMAYKNVFQADDGTLYRTLKVAKEHGALVMVHAENGDVIDILIAEALAAGNTDPIYHALTRPSELEGEATGRAITLTELADSQLYVVHVTCAEAAEKIAEARKRGLNVYGETCPQYLTLDVTALEKPDFEGAKYVWSPPLREQWHQEKLWNALRSGQLQTLGSDQCSFDFKGQKDLGISDFSKIPNGGPTIEDRFSILYSEGVAKGRISINQFVDIVSTSSAKLFGLFPKKGTIAVGSDADLVIFDPTAQRVMSAETHHMKVDYNAFEGMSVTGEPVSVLSRGEFVIHDKQFVGKPGAGQYLRRSRFNQAALAPANKLRGLSNVGSR; this is encoded by the coding sequence ATGAAAAAACTGATCAAAAACGGCATTGTCGCAACCGCAACGGACATCTACGAAGCTGATATTTTAATCGATGGCGGAATCGTGTCCGCCATCGGAACCGGTCTGAACGCGGAAGGGGCCGAAGTGATCGACGCTTCGGGCTGTTATGTATTCCCGGGAGGAATCGACCCGCATACGCATCTGGATATGCCGTTTGGCGGAACCGTAACGAAGGATGATTTTGAGTCGGGTACGATCGCGGCCGCTTTCGGAGGCACGACAACGGTCATTGACTTCTGCTTAACCTCCAAAGGCGTTCCGCTCCGTTCCGCGATTGAGACCTGGCATGCCAAATCGGAAGGGAAAGCCGTCATCGACTACGGCTTTCACCTGATGATTTCCGAGATCAACGACGAAACGCTGAGCCAGCTGCCCGCCATTATTGCGGACGAAGGCATCACGTCGTTTAAAGTGTTTATGGCGTATAAAAATGTGTTCCAAGCCGATGACGGAACGCTATACCGGACGCTTAAAGTAGCCAAAGAGCACGGAGCGCTTGTCATGGTGCATGCCGAGAACGGCGATGTCATCGATATTCTGATCGCCGAAGCGCTGGCGGCGGGCAATACGGACCCGATCTATCATGCGCTGACCCGTCCTTCCGAGCTGGAAGGCGAAGCGACGGGGAGGGCGATCACGCTCACCGAGCTTGCCGATTCCCAGCTGTACGTCGTGCACGTCACGTGCGCCGAAGCGGCTGAAAAAATCGCCGAAGCGCGAAAGCGTGGGCTGAATGTTTACGGCGAAACGTGTCCGCAGTACTTGACGCTTGATGTAACCGCGCTCGAGAAGCCGGATTTCGAAGGCGCGAAATATGTATGGTCGCCGCCGCTCCGGGAGCAGTGGCATCAGGAGAAGCTGTGGAACGCGCTGCGCAGCGGGCAGCTGCAGACGCTCGGATCGGACCAATGCTCGTTTGACTTTAAGGGGCAGAAGGATCTGGGCATCTCGGACTTCTCGAAAATACCGAACGGCGGACCGACGATTGAAGACCGCTTCAGCATTCTGTATTCCGAAGGCGTGGCCAAAGGGAGGATCTCGATTAACCAATTCGTCGATATCGTCTCGACGTCCAGCGCCAAGCTGTTCGGGCTGTTTCCGAAGAAAGGCACGATCGCCGTCGGCAGCGACGCCGACCTGGTCATCTTCGATCCGACTGCCCAGCGGGTCATGTCGGCTGAAACCCATCATATGAAAGTGGATTACAACGCATTCGAAGGCATGAGCGTCACCGGAGAACCGGTATCGGTCTTGAGCCGCGGCGAGTTTGTCATTCACGACAAGCAGTTCGTCGGCAAGCCGGGCGCGGGACAATACTTGCGGCGTTCGCGTTTCAATCAAGCCGCGCTTGCGCCGGCAAATAAGTTAAGGGGGTTGTCCAATGTCGGCAGCAGATGA
- a CDS encoding carbohydrate ABC transporter permease: protein MHILYRRKWLIAAGLFPALFFYVVFALYPIVNSFYYSFFKWDGFTQMHWLGLGNYAELIRDSVFWNSLRNNVYIVVTSILLQIPAGLFFAIILNGRILKGRALFKTVFFMPVVLSTVVISLFWSMMYNYQVGLINSFFRIVGMDSWVQNWLGEPRFSIFMICIMIIWQYSGFYMIIFLAALQNISSEVLEAADIDGASGLRKVWSVTLPMLSDTIFTSIALCISGSLRTFDIIYVMTKGGPNHATEVMATYMFQSTFSAGRYGYGSTISTAIFIVSFLLIVISRMAIRKLQR, encoded by the coding sequence ATGCATATCCTGTATCGCCGGAAATGGCTAATAGCTGCCGGGCTGTTCCCGGCCTTATTCTTTTACGTTGTGTTTGCCCTCTATCCCATTGTCAATTCGTTCTATTATTCTTTCTTTAAATGGGACGGCTTCACTCAGATGCATTGGCTGGGCCTTGGCAACTATGCGGAATTGATTCGCGACAGCGTGTTCTGGAACTCGCTGAGAAACAACGTCTATATCGTTGTCACTTCCATTTTGCTGCAAATCCCGGCGGGACTGTTTTTTGCGATTATTCTAAACGGCCGGATTTTGAAAGGAAGGGCGCTTTTCAAAACGGTTTTTTTCATGCCGGTTGTTCTTTCCACGGTCGTCATCTCTTTATTCTGGAGCATGATGTACAATTACCAGGTCGGTCTGATCAACAGTTTTTTCCGCATCGTCGGGATGGATTCGTGGGTGCAAAACTGGCTGGGCGAACCGCGGTTTTCGATCTTTATGATCTGCATCATGATCATTTGGCAGTACAGCGGATTTTACATGATCATTTTTTTGGCGGCGTTGCAAAATATTTCGAGTGAAGTGCTGGAAGCGGCCGATATTGACGGTGCGTCCGGACTCCGCAAAGTGTGGAGCGTCACGCTGCCGATGCTTTCCGATACGATTTTTACATCAATAGCGTTATGTATAAGCGGCAGCCTGCGAACGTTCGACATTATTTATGTCATGACCAAAGGCGGTCCGAACCATGCGACGGAAGTGATGGCAACCTATATGTTTCAGAGCACGTTCTCTGCAGGCAGATACGGGTATGGAAGCACGATCTCAACCGCGATTTTTATCGTAAGCTTTTTGTTAATTGTCATTAGCCGGATGGCAATCCGGAAGCTTCAGAGGTGA
- a CDS encoding AraC family transcriptional regulator, which translates to MDLLQKMNGAIKYIEDNLTNDIDFKAAARLAFCSEYHFKRMFSFLAGISLSEYIRRRRLTLAAFELQDSSVKVIDIAIKYGYNSPDSFARAFQNLHGITPSEARNNGQSLKAYPRMTFQLSIKGGSEMNYRFEEKGAFRIIGIKKRVPIIFNGVNPEIASMWESLDGETINKLKKLSNVEPLGLLSASTNFSEGRMEEKGELDHFIGVATTMECPDNLVQLEVPASIWAVFEAIGPFPDTLQDVWGRIYSEWFPSSNYEQIEGPEILWNENKDVTSPTFRSEIWIPVAKK; encoded by the coding sequence TTGGATTTGCTGCAAAAGATGAACGGAGCGATTAAGTATATTGAAGATAACCTTACGAACGATATTGACTTCAAAGCAGCGGCTAGGCTCGCATTTTGCTCCGAATACCATTTTAAGAGGATGTTTTCCTTCCTTGCCGGCATTTCGCTATCGGAATATATCCGTCGCAGACGCCTAACTCTTGCAGCATTTGAGCTTCAAGACAGCAGCGTAAAGGTCATTGACATTGCGATAAAATACGGGTACAACTCACCGGATTCTTTTGCAAGGGCTTTTCAAAATCTGCATGGTATAACGCCGTCAGAAGCAAGAAATAATGGTCAATCACTTAAAGCGTACCCTCGAATGACCTTCCAGTTATCGATTAAAGGAGGAAGTGAAATGAACTATCGTTTTGAAGAAAAAGGGGCTTTTCGCATTATTGGCATTAAGAAAAGAGTTCCGATCATTTTCAACGGTGTTAATCCGGAGATTGCCTCGATGTGGGAAAGTTTAGACGGTGAAACGATCAATAAACTTAAAAAGCTTTCTAATGTCGAGCCTTTGGGACTGCTTAGTGCATCCACGAACTTTTCAGAAGGCAGAATGGAGGAAAAAGGGGAGCTTGATCACTTTATTGGCGTGGCAACAACAATGGAGTGTCCGGATAATCTGGTACAACTTGAAGTTCCTGCCTCAATATGGGCTGTATTCGAAGCAATCGGACCTTTTCCCGATACGCTGCAAGATGTATGGGGACGCATTTATTCCGAATGGTTTCCTTCCTCGAACTATGAGCAAATAGAAGGTCCGGAAATCCTGTGGAATGAGAATAAAGATGTAACCTCGCCAACGTTTAGAAGCGAAATATGGATACCGGTTGCGAAAAAGTAA
- a CDS encoding carbohydrate ABC transporter permease, protein MNMVTTKRIPATHRLMQLLFLLLLLLNIYPIVWIILNSFRTDKELNVHPFRLPEQLLWSNYSKAWETANLGLYFFNSLVISVAAVLVTLVIGALAAFFLSRFEFKAKSFVFGLFVLGMLIPIHATLVPLFIEMKQLHLLNTRFTLLFPYVAFNLPLVIYLLVSFMNPFPKDLEEAAIMDGSGVMTIFGKVIFPMLRPALVTAFILTFLNNWNELSFALVLINEDELKTLPLGLANLSGQHANNYTLQMAAVTIVLIPTILFYVLLQKHLTEGMTSGAVKG, encoded by the coding sequence ATGAACATGGTGACGACAAAGAGGATACCCGCAACCCACAGACTGATGCAGCTGTTGTTTTTACTGCTGCTGCTCCTCAATATTTATCCCATTGTATGGATTATCCTTAATTCGTTTCGAACCGATAAAGAGTTGAATGTGCACCCGTTCCGTCTGCCGGAGCAGCTGTTATGGAGCAACTACTCGAAGGCGTGGGAGACGGCTAATCTTGGACTTTATTTTTTCAATAGTCTGGTCATCAGCGTGGCCGCTGTACTCGTAACGCTTGTTATAGGGGCGTTGGCCGCTTTTTTTCTAAGCCGATTTGAATTTAAAGCAAAATCGTTTGTGTTTGGGTTGTTTGTGCTCGGGATGCTCATTCCGATTCATGCGACGCTTGTGCCGTTGTTTATTGAAATGAAGCAGCTGCATCTGCTTAATACGCGGTTTACGCTGCTGTTCCCTTATGTGGCCTTCAATTTGCCGCTTGTCATTTATCTGCTGGTCAGCTTTATGAATCCGTTCCCGAAAGACCTTGAAGAAGCGGCCATCATGGACGGCAGCGGCGTGATGACGATATTCGGCAAAGTTATTTTTCCGATGCTTCGTCCGGCGCTTGTGACGGCGTTTATTCTTACGTTTCTGAATAACTGGAATGAGCTTTCGTTCGCCCTCGTCCTCATTAATGAAGATGAATTAAAAACGCTGCCGCTCGGACTGGCCAATCTCTCGGGACAGCACGCCAACAACTATACGTTGCAGATGGCGGCCGTCACCATTGTCCTTATTCCGACGATTTTATTTTATGTGCTGCTGCAAAAGCATTTAACGGAAGGGATGACGTCGGGAGCCGTCAAAGGTTAA